A portion of the Malania oleifera isolate guangnan ecotype guangnan chromosome 3, ASM2987363v1, whole genome shotgun sequence genome contains these proteins:
- the LOC131151951 gene encoding uncharacterized protein LOC131151951 — protein sequence MNQTRETLLAEVRFLRRRRRYLLKIQSPKPEAEQEVVQRQNSDVHSELPVKKRKYSVNNEAAVENPCPVMDINQTPGGDWEPLLVEKMPKSCLFSGKKVGKKKISWQDPVALEV from the exons ATGAACCAAACGAGAGAAACCCTACTGGCCGAAGTCCG ATTCTTGCGGCGAAGGCGTCGATACCTGTTGAAGATCCAGTCTCCAAAACCTGAAGCAGAGCAAGAAGTTGTTCAACGGCAAAATTCCGACGTACATAGTGAATTGCCAGTAAAGAAGAGGAAGTACAGTGTCAATAATGAGGCTGCCGTGGAAAACCCATGTCCGGTGATGGACATAAATCAAACTCCG GGTGGAGATTGGGAGCCATTGTTGGTGGAGAAGATGCCAAAGAGTTGCCTATTCAGCGGGAAGAAAGTGGGGAAGAAGAAGATATCATGGCAGGACCCAGTGGCCTTGGAGGTCTAG